The following coding sequences lie in one Paracidovorax avenae genomic window:
- a CDS encoding efflux transporter outer membrane subunit has protein sequence MPAFSRAPMALPGRAAWLVLVAAIVSAGCASGPDYHPPATPEAAAGAFVSQPADADAAAPLPPDWWKLYDDPALGPLVREALSANTDLRVALANLDRARAIYAEARSGLLPSTSLSAGAGYGRDQTTWTGAGRAPAQWSYRGGLDIAYEVDLFGRVGRDIEAARDDAGAIAAAHDAARVVVAAETTRAYVDACSYGESIDVARSSVELARQSLDLVSRQAHAGSASRLDVERAGVTLARARAALPPLQGQRDAALFELAALMGRTPSQVPESARTCTRAPEIAQALPIGDGTALLRRRPDVRRAERQLAADTARVGVAVADLYPRITLGASGNYLRNDSLKGSRAWSFSLGPLISWSFPNTMAARSRVTQARAQAEASLASFDGAVLNALKESEQSLSAYGAAMQQRGALIEARDRSEKAFELANQRYRAGSISYLDVLVAQASLIDAKSQVAAADQRVGSTRVSVFKALGGGWDPAAQEYGYETMR, from the coding sequence ATGCCTGCTTTTTCGCGTGCACCCATGGCGTTGCCCGGCCGCGCGGCCTGGCTGGTACTCGTCGCCGCCATCGTCAGTGCAGGCTGCGCCAGCGGCCCTGACTACCATCCTCCGGCCACGCCCGAAGCCGCGGCAGGCGCCTTCGTCAGCCAGCCGGCCGATGCGGATGCTGCCGCACCGCTGCCACCGGACTGGTGGAAGCTGTACGACGATCCCGCGCTCGGCCCTCTGGTACGGGAAGCGCTGTCGGCGAATACCGATCTTCGCGTGGCGCTGGCCAACCTCGACCGTGCACGGGCCATCTACGCGGAGGCGCGCAGTGGCCTGCTCCCCTCGACCAGCCTGTCCGCCGGAGCGGGCTACGGCCGGGACCAGACCACGTGGACGGGAGCCGGCCGGGCGCCCGCGCAATGGAGCTACCGGGGCGGACTCGACATTGCGTATGAAGTCGACCTGTTCGGCCGGGTCGGCCGCGATATCGAGGCTGCGCGCGACGATGCCGGTGCCATCGCTGCCGCCCACGACGCCGCGAGGGTCGTCGTCGCCGCCGAGACGACGAGGGCCTATGTGGACGCCTGCAGCTACGGCGAATCCATCGACGTCGCGCGCTCGTCCGTTGAACTGGCCCGGCAGAGCCTGGACCTGGTCAGCCGGCAGGCACATGCCGGCTCGGCGTCGCGCCTGGACGTGGAGCGTGCCGGCGTCACGCTGGCCCGGGCCAGGGCCGCCTTGCCGCCGCTGCAGGGCCAGCGGGATGCCGCGTTGTTCGAGCTGGCCGCGCTGATGGGCCGCACACCCTCCCAGGTGCCCGAATCAGCGCGCACCTGCACCAGGGCGCCGGAGATCGCACAGGCGCTGCCGATCGGCGACGGCACCGCGCTGCTGCGTCGCCGCCCGGACGTGCGCCGGGCCGAGCGCCAACTGGCAGCGGACACCGCACGTGTCGGTGTGGCCGTGGCCGACCTCTATCCGCGCATCACGCTGGGTGCGTCGGGGAACTATCTGCGCAACGACTCGCTGAAAGGCAGTCGCGCCTGGTCGTTTTCCCTGGGGCCACTGATCTCCTGGAGCTTTCCCAACACGATGGCCGCACGCAGCCGTGTCACGCAGGCCAGGGCGCAAGCCGAAGCGTCGTTGGCCAGCTTCGATGGCGCGGTGCTGAATGCGCTGAAGGAGTCCGAGCAATCGCTGAGTGCCTACGGCGCTGCGATGCAGCAGCGCGGTGCGCTGATCGAGGCGCGCGACCGGTCCGAGAAAGCCTTCGAGCTGGCGAATCAGCGCTACCGTGCCGGGTCGATCAGCTATCTCGACGTGCTCGTGGCGCAAGCCAGCCTGATCGACGCGAAGTCCCAGGTGGCCGCAGCCGACCAGCGCGTGGGTTCCACGCGGGTCAGCGTGTTCAAGGCGCTGGGGGGCGGATGGGATCCGGCAGCGCAGGAATATGGATATGAAACCATGCGATGA
- a CDS encoding Fur family transcriptional regulator, which yields MDVIASFGSSGLPAGRQKMKHTAEPPTEAETPVSFQERRLAAHKLRPTIARAGVLNVLDKAAPGCLDANHMYRVLCRQFDNLTPGAIYKALNDLWNAGLLLRTEGARGRALYALKPDALSARHVTLRCQCGARLVFIEDLMLREHLESVACEEGFALGEEPAFTITTTCAKCRQLPREAREAVPGPVTAGLRRKA from the coding sequence GTGGATGTGATCGCATCATTCGGCAGCAGCGGTCTGCCGGCAGGCAGACAGAAGATGAAGCACACTGCAGAACCCCCGACCGAGGCGGAAACGCCGGTGTCGTTCCAGGAACGGCGCCTGGCGGCGCACAAGCTGCGGCCGACGATCGCGCGTGCCGGTGTCTTGAACGTGCTGGACAAAGCGGCGCCGGGTTGCCTCGATGCCAACCACATGTATCGCGTGCTCTGCAGGCAGTTCGACAACCTCACGCCGGGAGCGATCTACAAGGCGCTGAATGACCTGTGGAACGCCGGTTTGCTGCTTCGCACGGAAGGGGCGCGGGGGCGCGCGCTCTATGCCCTCAAGCCGGACGCGCTGAGCGCCCGCCACGTCACGCTACGGTGCCAGTGCGGCGCGCGGCTGGTTTTCATCGAGGACCTCATGCTGCGTGAACACCTGGAGTCTGTGGCCTGCGAGGAGGGCTTCGCTCTCGGCGAGGAGCCTGCCTTCACCATCACCACGACATGCGCGAAATGCCGGCAGCTTCCCAGGGAAGCAAGGGAGGCGGTGCCCGGCCCGGTCACGGCGGGATTGCGTCGGAAAGCATGA
- a CDS encoding helix-turn-helix domain-containing protein, with translation MSIFAITDMTAPLDVDSVPRPVVALSATSVAKDWENARHRHRKAQLIYSVRGILHCEIEDGVWIVPPQCAIWIPGDLPHAARGSGETECHCLFVEPDAAADLPKACCTIAVSPLLRELLLKAAGFPELYAPGGREDRLIAALLDELVEAPVEDLHLPMPRDPRLRRLAEMMLADPTDKTSKAEWAIRIGMSERSMSRLLLQEIGMGFGRWRRQLHVILALQRLTRGDSVQTVAWELGYENASGFVTMFRKAVGKPPARYLSDRRNGAEPASVPGIMLSDAIPP, from the coding sequence ATGTCGATCTTTGCCATCACGGACATGACCGCGCCGCTGGATGTCGACAGCGTCCCTCGCCCCGTCGTGGCCCTGAGCGCCACGTCGGTGGCGAAGGACTGGGAAAACGCGAGGCATCGGCACCGCAAGGCACAGCTGATCTACTCCGTTCGCGGCATCCTCCATTGCGAAATCGAGGACGGCGTCTGGATCGTGCCGCCGCAGTGCGCCATATGGATTCCCGGAGACCTGCCCCACGCGGCGCGAGGGTCGGGTGAAACGGAATGCCATTGCCTGTTCGTCGAACCTGACGCCGCGGCCGATCTTCCGAAGGCCTGCTGCACGATTGCGGTATCGCCATTGCTGCGCGAGCTGCTTTTGAAGGCGGCCGGCTTTCCTGAGCTGTACGCGCCGGGAGGCCGGGAGGATCGGCTGATCGCAGCGTTGCTCGACGAGTTGGTGGAAGCTCCGGTGGAGGACCTGCACCTTCCCATGCCGCGCGATCCCCGCTTGCGCCGCCTCGCGGAGATGATGCTGGCCGACCCCACGGACAAGACCTCGAAGGCCGAATGGGCCATCCGCATCGGCATGAGCGAGCGGAGCATGAGCCGCCTGCTGCTGCAGGAAATTGGAATGGGCTTCGGGCGCTGGCGCCGGCAACTGCACGTGATCCTGGCGCTTCAACGCCTGACCAGGGGCGACAGCGTGCAGACGGTGGCATGGGAGCTGGGGTACGAAAACGCCAGCGGGTTCGTCACCATGTTCCGCAAGGCGGTGGGCAAGCCTCCGGCACGTTATCTCTCGGACCGCAGGAACGGCGCGGAACCGGCCTCCGTGCCCGGCATCATGCTTTCCGACGCAATCCCGCCGTGA
- the nfsB gene encoding oxygen-insensitive NAD(P)H nitroreductase encodes MNIANHARKRYSTKAFDPARKVPDEVIAELRELIRFSPSSVNSQPWHFVVASSDAARARIARAAQGRFAYNEPKILKASHVFVLCARTSIDDSHLAALLSQEDGDGRFVSADARNAQRNSRQGYVDTHRYELKDAQHWMEKQVYLALGTLLLGAATCDVDACPMEGFDAKVLDEELGLRAKGFTSIVLVALGYSGDGDFNRSLPKSRLGADVVFTDI; translated from the coding sequence ATGAACATTGCAAACCACGCCAGGAAACGCTACTCGACGAAGGCATTCGACCCCGCGCGCAAGGTGCCTGACGAGGTCATCGCCGAACTGCGCGAGCTGATCCGCTTCAGCCCCTCCTCGGTCAACTCCCAGCCCTGGCACTTCGTGGTTGCGTCCAGCGACGCAGCCAGGGCCCGCATCGCCAGGGCGGCGCAAGGCCGGTTCGCCTACAACGAGCCGAAGATCCTCAAGGCCTCGCATGTGTTCGTCCTGTGCGCGCGGACGTCCATCGACGACAGCCACCTCGCCGCCCTGCTATCGCAGGAGGACGGCGACGGCCGCTTCGTCAGCGCGGATGCGCGAAACGCGCAGCGGAACTCGCGCCAGGGATACGTCGATACGCACCGCTATGAGCTCAAGGATGCCCAGCATTGGATGGAAAAGCAGGTCTATCTCGCACTGGGGACCCTGCTGCTCGGCGCTGCGACATGCGATGTGGATGCCTGCCCCATGGAAGGCTTCGACGCGAAGGTGCTCGACGAGGAACTCGGACTGCGCGCGAAGGGCTTCACCAGCATCGTGCTGGTCGCGCTCGGCTACAGCGGCGACGGCGACTTCAACAGGTCGCTGCCGAAATCCCGGCTCGGGGCCGATGTGGTGTTCACGGATATTTGA
- a CDS encoding DJ-1/PfpI family protein, translating to MRNHVRRRGLFGLGALLAAPLAIAAASAPAGTNASPTPVPGGAAPAKTMAPVKVVILLYPGTTMLDWVGPYELFHRVPGIDLVLAAKTRDFYRSDSGMVVYQANALIRDIDRADVLLVPGGGMGVRDVSNDAEVMGWVRRIDATSRITASVCTGALILARAGLLRGRPATTHWALQNMLGDQGATYVDERWVVNDKYWTSAGVSAGLDMTLALIGHLLGEAEAMKAQLKIQYDPKPPFHAGSWSTAPAAIREAVGAPMPGRS from the coding sequence ATGCGAAATCACGTCCGCCGGCGCGGGCTGTTCGGGCTTGGAGCGTTGCTCGCCGCTCCCCTGGCGATCGCCGCGGCATCCGCGCCGGCCGGGACGAACGCGTCCCCCACGCCCGTCCCGGGCGGCGCCGCGCCGGCGAAGACGATGGCACCGGTGAAAGTGGTCATCCTTCTGTACCCGGGCACCACGATGCTCGACTGGGTCGGCCCCTACGAGCTATTCCATCGGGTGCCCGGCATCGACCTGGTGCTGGCGGCGAAGACGCGGGATTTCTACCGCAGCGACAGCGGCATGGTGGTCTACCAGGCGAATGCGCTGATCCGGGACATCGACAGGGCCGACGTCCTGCTCGTCCCGGGCGGCGGCATGGGAGTGCGCGACGTCTCCAACGATGCCGAGGTCATGGGCTGGGTCCGGCGCATCGATGCCACGTCCCGGATCACCGCGAGCGTCTGCACCGGCGCACTCATCCTGGCGCGCGCCGGACTCCTCCGCGGCCGTCCGGCCACCACGCACTGGGCGCTGCAGAACATGCTGGGCGACCAGGGCGCCACCTATGTCGACGAGCGCTGGGTGGTCAACGACAAGTACTGGACTTCCGCAGGCGTCTCGGCAGGCCTGGACATGACGCTCGCGCTCATCGGCCATCTGCTCGGGGAGGCGGAAGCAATGAAGGCCCAGCTGAAGATCCAGTACGACCCGAAGCCTCCCTTCCATGCGGGCTCCTGGTCGACGGCACCCGCCGCCATCCGCGAAGCCGTGGGCGCGCCGATGCCCGGCCGCAGTTGA